AATATATGAGTCTTTCTCATCATCTAAACTCAATAGAGTAGTACTCACTTTAAGTGTGCCTCCATTAGACATTGCTTGAATAGAATTAAGAATAATGTTTAAGAATGCTCCCTTCATCTGATTATAATCAAGTTCAATTTTAGGCAAGTCAGGGGTTAACTCACGCTCAATTTTAATCTTAGTATTCTTCCCTGCCTCTGCAACTAATAGGGTGTTTTTTAAGAGGTTATTTACATCTGTTTGGATTAGTTCTAATGAGAGTGGTTTAGAGAAATCTTTCAATTGGGTAATTTTATTCGTTAAATTATTTACCTCAGATAAGATTTTTCTTGTATATCGGTGTTTTGAATCATCAGGATTTAACTCCTCACTTAAATTCTCTGTAAATAACCTGATTCCTACCAATGAGTTCCCAACTTCATGCCCAAACTTTGCCGCTATCATCCCTATATCTGCCAATCTTTCACTCAACCTTGTTCGTTCCTCTAATTCTGAAATTTGAGTTATATCATTAAATATTCCTATGGCACCAACTATATTACCTGCACCATCGCACAATAAGGATGTGTTTACCTCTAATAATATCTTTCTGCCAGCATTCTCCACTAAAGTAATCTTTTTATTTCTAATCTTTTTTCCATTCTTCAAAGTCTTTATTAATATTTCAACAACGGACTTTTTAGATTCCGGAAGCACTTCGGTTATAAATCTTTCTTCCACATCTTCACTAAGCCCTATTATTTCACAGGCCCTTTTATTAATGGTAGTTATTCTCCCATCAGCATCTATCGTTAGAAGCCCACCTTCCATATTCTCAATAATATTCTCAGTTTCTTTCTTTAGATACCCGGCTAATTGTTCGCTTACTTTATCTTTCTGCCTTACAATATATCCACTTGTTATTGCAATAATATAGAGAACCAATATTCTGTCAATCACCAGAGAAGAAGCAAATGTTTTACTTATATCTTGTGAAGAAAAAAAACTCTTACTCTCCAGGGTTCCTGTATAATCCAGGAAGATTAATAATCCGTAAAGGATGGAGAAAATAGTAGCAATTATAACACTTGCAGGTAAGGATAATACTATACTGGTAACTATTACTGTAATAAAAGAGGCTAAATAAAAGGGGCTTTGAACACCATCAGTATAATGGATAGTCAAGAGATGAACCAGAATATCAACTAATAAGGTGCAAAAACAGACCTCCCTTAACCACTTTTTCCTTTTAACCAGAGCTATTGCTGTCAAATTTGAGAGAATGGTAACACCTGTACCTATAAAATATGCGGCCCATGGAATGGTCTGTTTCTCTATCATTACTGTAAGCCATACAACTACATTAACTGCCACGATCATAGTCCATCTTATGTTTATTAACAGCCATGCTTTTTTATCCATTTATCTTCACCGTTGCCTTCTTTTGGTCAATTACCCTCTGCCAAACTCGCAATGTTGTAAAACAAAGTATCGCA
This is a stretch of genomic DNA from bacterium. It encodes these proteins:
- a CDS encoding ATP-binding protein; amino-acid sequence: MDKKAWLLINIRWTMIVAVNVVVWLTVMIEKQTIPWAAYFIGTGVTILSNLTAIALVKRKKWLREVCFCTLLVDILVHLLTIHYTDGVQSPFYLASFITVIVTSIVLSLPASVIIATIFSILYGLLIFLDYTGTLESKSFFSSQDISKTFASSLVIDRILVLYIIAITSGYIVRQKDKVSEQLAGYLKKETENIIENMEGGLLTIDADGRITTINKRACEIIGLSEDVEERFITEVLPESKKSVVEILIKTLKNGKKIRNKKITLVENAGRKILLEVNTSLLCDGAGNIVGAIGIFNDITQISELEERTRLSERLADIGMIAAKFGHEVGNSLVGIRLFTENLSEELNPDDSKHRYTRKILSEVNNLTNKITQLKDFSKPLSLELIQTDVNNLLKNTLLVAEAGKNTKIKIERELTPDLPKIELDYNQMKGAFLNIILNSIQAMSNGGTLKVSTTLLSLDDEKDSYIKVVISDTGSGIPKSIQDKIFTPFFTTKNGIGTGLGLAIVHKIITSHGGEIYFESEERKGTSFTVLLPFKVEDKG